TTGAAATTTGTTAAAGTATCCTCACAGTTAGTTTTTCCATCTTGTGTTAGTTAAGGACTAGTTTACTTTACAGATTTACCAACTACTTATCGCCACATTGATATCGTACATCATTTTCCAGGTTCATCGAGCCCGGTTCAAGATCGCTACACCGCTTTCAGTTCGTTATATCATTTTCCAAAAAAGGTTCATCATTCTAAgtgttttggggtttttggttGATGGAAAATCGATCTTTTATAACCTTTTTCAAGTTCATTGAGCCTGATTCAGAACCGTTACACCGCTTTGTTCGTCAAACACGATTCAGGATCGATACACCACTTTCAGAATTATCAAATCATTTTTTAATAATACGggattaggggtgcacataccctacccatacctgCCAATCCTACCCTATCCGCCAATGTTTTAACCGTGTCCTACCctacccactatttggcgggtagggtgacggttaaAAGATTTCTTACCCGCCGTtaaatgggtagggtgacgggtaaagctcgaaattatcctaccctacccgcttacCCGCCTTATATTGAGAAGACAAAATAACCCTTCTAATGTTTTTTTCTCCTTCACATTTTTTCGTTGTTTTTAAATATAACAGGGGTAAAATATAAAGACCCTTTTGTTCATCTTTCTTCAGAGAACTCAACCCCAAATCGAACCATTTACTCTCTTTTTATGTCGTCTGAAAAGTGAAAACCTCATCTAAAATtatccattgaagaagaagatcaaaaaAGTCTCATCTCCATATAAGTGTAATATGGGTCTAAGTGGTTTCACATTTCTCTAACCCCATCTTCAGGTACGATTCAAACTCCTCAAAAATTGAAATTTCAGATTTGAAATCGAtttattgatgttgttgttgttacctCCGAATCTAGTAATTCATGGCGTGTTAAAACTTAGGATTATTTTGAAACTTAGGGTTTTACTCTGAATGTTTATTTGATGAGATTTCATTTGAAACATGAAATTTAGGAATTTAGTATTAATATCTGAGTTAGTTGTTGAACATGAATGTTGAATCTTAGTTGTTAGAGAGTTATTGTTATCTTTCAGGAAAGTGATTGAAATGAATCCCAGTATTAATAGACGAAGGATAAGATTCAGTCTTTCAGGGATGATCAATCCCAGTGTGTTGATTGTAATTATGTACTGTTTAACTGTAGTTTAATGTTCAATTTGATCCATTAAAAACTTGCCAGGTTCCCTGATGTTCTCTTGTGTAAATGCAGATGAATATAGAGAAGCTCCAGAAGATGGCTGGTGCCGTGCGCACTGGTGGAAAGGGAAGCGTTAGAAGGTCTACCGAATTCTTCTCTTGTTTTCCTTTCTCCTTATTGCTTTTATATCCATAGGTTCCGTAAAGTTATTTTTTTAATGCAACCATAGTTGCTATGCTTTCATGTTTTCCTATTGATAATTTATAATTTTACAGATTGGTGTGTGTGTATCTTTCCATTTATCAAATGTGATAAATATATACACATGTGACTGTCACCTTTAACCCTAAATAGATCTATTTTTACCTTGGTTTATCTGTGGGGGTAGTAGGAATGACGTGGTTGCAGAGCCTTTTACTCGTGAAATCGTTTTTCTACAGGTTCTTGTAGTTGATCCCCCTAGTTGTGGGATGGCTTGTATATTGTCGATTACTAATCTATTCCTCGCTTCCATAACAAAATTTAAGCCCCAGGAAGAAAAGTGTGTTGATCTGTGCATTAACTTTGTTTTTGAATCTCATCTGCAAGGTTCTCCATCTTTTCTCCCTTATAACCATTATTTTAAAATTATCTGGTTGTAACTTTTATTTTATATTGGCAGAAAAAAGAAGGATGTACACAAGACCACAACCACAGATGATAAAAGGCTTCAAAGCACTCTTAAAAGAATAGGTGTTAATGCCATTCCAGCCATTCAGGAGGTCAATATTTTCAAGGACGATGTAGTCATCCAGTTCCAAAACCCTAAAGGTATAAATATAATGAGTCTTAGGATTCAGTTACCGAACAGTTCTTTTTTAGTTAGTATTGACATGCCTTCATGATTCTATGTGTTATACTAAGCAATGAATTTATGTCTCTTTCAGTTCAAGCTTCAATTGCTGCCAACACATGGGTTGTTAGTGGTTCTCCTCAAACAAAGAGTAAGCTCCTCCATTATCATTGTTTAGCTTTCTAGCACGGgaatgtttttcttctttatgtgAATGTTTAATGCACCAAAAATATTTGTTCAGTTTGTGGATCATATACTAGGTCACGAGTGCCCTAAGTTCCCATTTCAGACATCTATTTCTACGCTTAATCAAGTGATTACTAGATGTACAAGTTATTTTGGTGCTTCTCTGTGGTTTAGCAGTACCATGGACCATCATTGATGTGTTTCGCATGTCCATTGTTGTTTGGAAAACTTACTTCGTTACAAACTTTTTTTATGTATTCCAGAATTGCAAGATCTTTTACCTGGAATTATCAACCAATTGGGTAAGTTTGCCTTTGTTCATTTCCGTGTTTTCTTGTGCATTTCCAAAAACCATTGTTGGTACTGGTGCTTGGTGTTTAAACAATGGTATGCCATGTACGTGGTGTTACTTTTTCAGGACCGGATAACTTGGACAACTTGAGGAAGCTTGCAGAACAATTCCAGAAGCAGATGTCTGGTGGTGCAGGTGCCATTCCTGGAACAATCCCTGAGGAGGATGACAATGATGTGCCAGAGCTTGTGGCTGGAGAGACATTCGAAGCCGCAGCCGACGAGGAAAAAGCAGCTTCCTAGATATTGCAAGGGAAAGCTAAAATAATATGTCCCTACAATTTCGTTTTTTTGACATCATCtattgtcttgaaatttttagtgTTCTCTACTGCCTGGTCTTTTTTCTATTAGGCTCTCCTCTCCTTTCTCTTGGTAGCAATCAACCATGTTCGTGGGAATTACATGTAAGTTACATATTATTTGGGGGAAAAAACGGTTATACCCACCACCCTACCCGATCCGACCCGTCAaagaatgggttgggtaggatcttagccgtttaatggcgggtagggtgacaggtaaaaaatttcttaaccgccaataaacgggtaggatggcgggtatagaccatatcctacccaccctacccgttgtgcagtcTTATACGGGATACTTTAACAAAGTTTCCCGGAACTACTTGAACTTTTCAACACTCGGATACTTTATCAAAATCCCCATCTTAAAATTAAATTGCTCGTCACATGGAAAACGCAAAAGTTCGCGCTCCAAgccgaaaaacaaaagaaaagaaaaagtggtGGCATGCTAATCTCTTAACTCTCGTTTCAAAACCTTTTAAAATAACCTTAAGAAATACCAGTGACACCTAACTTttgatctttctttcttttatttaggCATGAAAGAAGTGAAATTTCCCTGCATGGGATATGTGCACATGTGGCTCCCTTTCAGGCTTTCACTCTCTCTTTCCCATTGTTCTATTTTTCGTAGTATAAGTACAACAAGCTACTGATTATTACAAACAAATGAACAATTAAAATAAAACTGTTGTAAGTTTGACAGATACACGGTGGAAGTCCACATGCAATTGGGTCCACTTCCTATTACACACGCATGACACTTGAGGCTAATCGTGTCATTTATTTAGCCATATTAAGTGATGACTAATCGCTTCTTTGTAATACACGTTTTTGTATCCAAGATGAACAGAACTAGAAATAATACAGTGCTTCTTATGAAATGACTGGCTCGCAGAGATAATCGTGTATACGATCCCAAACAGCTACTAATTATATTAGCCCAAATACTAGTATTTCAAGCATAGTACTGTATAGTATACATAAAGCATACGGGTATAGAGAGAAAGGAATGGAATTTATTACTGTACATTTCTTCTATCTATATATCCAATTACACAGGTGCTCAAGGCTATTTATAGCCCAAACTCACCGCCTATGCATGTACACAGTGGCTTTAGTATTTGCCACGAGTCCACATACGTGGCTCTTAATTAAAACACTAATGCATTTTATGTTAATCTAAAAGGGACTAATCTTATCCCTTAACGAAAGTAGGACCCACAAAATGTGGTCAGTCACACTCAGAAAGTCTGTAATGTATAACACTCtctcttggatgaccaccattttAAGATTGTTGCCTCGTTGTAGATAAAATCTGATGGGACAAAATCCGAGCAAAAACTTATTGCTTCGTCGAAACCTTGCCAGAAAaatccaattgaaacaaaaactgaTTGAAAAGAAGTGCAACACCGATGGCTGTAAAACGGTGATTGTCATCACGAATCTTCTCCCCTCGTCAAAGTTGCgccaggaaaaccatttaggacaaaacCTGAATGATGGAGGCTCACAATAATATTGTCGATGCAGCTTGTTTAGCTTTATGTAGAACTTATCAGGAAAAACCGTTTTCGGTAAAAACCTGACTTGAGAGTAGAGTGTGGTAATCCAATCAGTGATTCCGCCAAAAATTCTATGGATATCTATTTCTTTAGATCCTGATCATCGATCTAAgattgttatctcattaaaaacaTCGT
This DNA window, taken from Papaver somniferum cultivar HN1 unplaced genomic scaffold, ASM357369v1 unplaced-scaffold_133, whole genome shotgun sequence, encodes the following:
- the LOC113333763 gene encoding basic transcription factor 3-like, whose translation is MQMNIEKLQKMAGAVRTGGKGSVRRKKKDVHKTTTTDDKRLQSTLKRIGVNAIPAIQEVNIFKDDVVIQFQNPKVQASIAANTWVVSGSPQTKKLQDLLPGIINQLGPDNLDNLRKLAEQFQKQMSGGAGAIPGTIPEEDDNDVPELVAGETFEAAADEEKAAS